Proteins encoded together in one Yersinia mollaretii ATCC 43969 window:
- the tatA gene encoding Sec-independent protein translocase subunit TatA, producing the protein MGGISIWQLLIIAVIVVLLFGTNKLRTLGSDLGASIKGFKKAIGDDPQTPPTNADKTSNDADFAKSITEKQQPAVKAEETKSHDKEQG; encoded by the coding sequence ATGGGCGGTATAAGTATTTGGCAGTTGTTAATCATTGCCGTGATCGTCGTTCTGCTGTTTGGTACAAATAAACTGCGGACGTTAGGGTCAGATCTGGGTGCATCTATCAAGGGTTTTAAAAAGGCCATAGGTGATGATCCACAAACCCCTCCAACGAATGCTGACAAAACCAGCAATGATGCTGATTTTGCAAAATCGATTACTGAAAAACAGCAGCCAGCAGTCAAAGCTGAAGAAACTAAGAGCCACGATAAAGAGCAGGGATAA